A DNA window from Actinomadura luzonensis contains the following coding sequences:
- a CDS encoding alcohol dehydrogenase catalytic domain-containing protein, with protein sequence MRAAVITALNSAWEFQDLPDPQPGHGQVVVRIKACGMCFSDVLVHRGHWPVELPIVPGHEPVGEVVALGPGCSTLRVGDRVGVAWMQRGEGRCVHCQSWHPVACEHTQTWMNLGGGYADLMLAWESGCTLLPDGLGYTDAAVAFCAGFTSMSGLRNADPRPGERVCVLGVGGLGHMAVQLAAAVGLETVVLTTSPDKAEYAKELGAAEGIVVSGDPGKALADAGGADVVLATTTSADLVAQVVSGLRYGGRLVTMGVTGPLRVEDMMTLLFKQCSIKGSTHNNRSDLVEVLNLMAAGKVRPRVETYPFSEINDVLKRVEAGQVRYRAVLQPD encoded by the coding sequence GTGCGCGCAGCCGTGATCACCGCACTCAACTCGGCCTGGGAGTTCCAGGACCTGCCCGACCCGCAGCCCGGCCACGGCCAGGTCGTCGTGCGCATCAAGGCGTGCGGCATGTGCTTCAGCGACGTGCTGGTCCACCGCGGCCACTGGCCCGTGGAGCTGCCCATAGTCCCCGGCCACGAGCCGGTCGGCGAGGTCGTGGCGCTCGGCCCCGGCTGCTCGACCCTGCGGGTCGGCGACCGGGTCGGGGTGGCGTGGATGCAGCGTGGCGAGGGGCGCTGCGTCCACTGCCAGAGCTGGCACCCCGTCGCCTGCGAGCATACGCAGACCTGGATGAACCTCGGCGGCGGCTACGCCGACCTCATGCTGGCCTGGGAGTCGGGCTGCACGCTGCTGCCCGACGGCCTCGGCTACACCGACGCCGCCGTGGCGTTCTGCGCCGGCTTCACCTCGATGAGCGGCCTGCGCAACGCCGACCCGCGGCCGGGCGAGCGCGTGTGCGTGCTCGGCGTCGGCGGGCTCGGCCACATGGCGGTGCAGCTCGCCGCGGCCGTCGGCCTGGAGACGGTGGTGCTCACCACCTCGCCCGACAAGGCCGAGTACGCGAAGGAGCTGGGCGCGGCCGAGGGCATCGTGGTCTCCGGCGACCCGGGCAAGGCGCTGGCCGACGCCGGCGGCGCCGACGTCGTGCTGGCCACCACCACCTCCGCCGACCTGGTCGCCCAGGTGGTGTCGGGCCTGCGCTACGGCGGCCGGCTGGTGACGATGGGCGTCACCGGGCCGCTGCGCGTCGAGGACATGATGACACTGCTGTTCAAGCAGTGTTCCATCAAGGGCAGCACCCACAACAACCGCTCCGACCTCGTGGAGGTGCTCAACCTGATGGCCGCGGGCAAGGTCCGGCCGCGCGTCGAGACCTACCCGTTCAGCGAGATCAACGACGTTCTCAAACGCGTGGAGGCCGGCCAGGTCCGGTACCGGGCCGTGCTTCAGCCTGACTGA
- a CDS encoding sugar phosphate nucleotidyltransferase has protein sequence MSSIAAIALAGGRGLRARPLTLEGTGHIRSKAAVPFLGRPLVEWLVTAFRDQGVTDFHIAANGRENRYQVRDALGYGERFGVSVRYSRPGADRRNTGSGQATLSLIEEHDLRGHALVFPTDSLFELDLPGLVRDHVAGGAVVTVATAYRSAREVAGTYGTLVADGTGRVERFVEKPSLAEVAAMAADPDRVPINAGLYLVDCARLRALARGRDLAAMAGRGLDWGADLLPWLVAHGHRVISSPLAKVGDLGNPRAYLSTMAEALTGGYPSLRLPRGPVIHPSSLERRDAVSGMTLAEKLAGGLVHVGPGAWIGRDVEVGPGVAVRHSYVGDDADLHPWCRLERVACLDGASVGPGARLSDAHVGVMARVESSLRRPAVLDGFTALGHEARVAEGARLSGVLVYPGVAVAAGAPVPSGAVLDGPALDGPALDGSAVNGECHSPASSRSSARS, from the coding sequence ATGTCTTCGATCGCCGCCATCGCGCTGGCCGGCGGACGTGGCCTGCGCGCCCGGCCGCTCACCCTTGAGGGAACCGGTCACATTCGGAGCAAGGCGGCCGTGCCCTTTCTCGGCAGACCGCTCGTGGAATGGCTGGTCACCGCTTTCAGGGACCAAGGGGTGACGGATTTCCACATCGCCGCCAACGGCCGGGAGAATCGTTATCAGGTCAGGGACGCCCTCGGCTACGGCGAGCGGTTCGGCGTCTCGGTGCGCTACTCCCGGCCGGGCGCCGACCGCCGCAACACCGGCTCCGGCCAGGCCACCCTCAGCCTGATCGAGGAGCACGACCTGCGCGGCCACGCCCTGGTGTTCCCCACGGACTCGCTGTTCGAGCTGGATCTGCCGGGCCTGGTCCGCGACCACGTGGCGGGCGGCGCGGTGGTGACGGTCGCGACGGCGTACCGGAGCGCGCGCGAGGTGGCGGGCACCTACGGCACGCTGGTCGCCGACGGCACCGGCCGGGTCGAGCGCTTCGTGGAGAAGCCCTCGCTCGCCGAGGTCGCGGCCATGGCCGCCGACCCGGACCGGGTGCCGATCAACGCCGGCCTCTACCTGGTCGACTGCGCCCGGCTGCGCGCCCTGGCGAGGGGCCGGGACCTGGCGGCGATGGCCGGGCGGGGCCTGGACTGGGGGGCCGACCTGCTGCCGTGGCTGGTCGCGCACGGGCACCGGGTGATCAGCTCGCCGCTGGCCAAGGTCGGCGACCTCGGCAACCCGCGCGCGTACCTGAGCACCATGGCCGAGGCGCTGACGGGCGGCTACCCGAGCCTGCGCCTGCCGCGCGGGCCGGTCATCCACCCCTCCTCGCTGGAGCGGCGCGACGCGGTCAGCGGGATGACGCTGGCCGAGAAGCTGGCCGGGGGGCTCGTGCACGTCGGGCCCGGCGCGTGGATCGGCAGGGACGTCGAGGTGGGGCCGGGCGTGGCGGTGCGGCACTCCTACGTCGGCGACGACGCCGACCTGCACCCCTGGTGCCGGCTGGAGCGGGTGGCCTGCCTGGACGGCGCGTCCGTCGGGCCCGGCGCCCGGCTCAGCGACGCCCACGTCGGGGTCATGGCGCGGGTCGAGTCGTCGCTGCGGCGGCCCGCGGTGCTCGACGGCTTCACCGCCCTCGGCCATGAGGCGCGGGTGGCGGAGGGCGCGCGGCTCAGCGGCGTCCTGGTCTACCCGGGGGTGGCGGTCGCGGCCGGCGCCCCCGTCCCGTCCGGCGCGGTCCTGGACGGCCCGGCTCTGGACGGCCCGGCTCTGGACGGCTCGGCTGTGAACGGCGAGTGTCATTCGCCGGCCTCGTCCCGCTCCTCGGCCCGGTCGTAG
- a CDS encoding acyl carrier protein codes for MAALVADLAARVLAVPGHEIGVDVPLTLLGLDSVLATRFRERMRLELGVDVPVRHLLGPGTLLDLTTEVRAAAC; via the coding sequence GTGGCCGCCCTGGTGGCCGACCTCGCGGCGCGGGTCCTCGCGGTGCCCGGCCACGAGATCGGCGTGGACGTGCCGCTCACCCTGCTCGGCCTGGACTCGGTGCTCGCCACCCGGTTCCGCGAGCGCATGCGCCTCGAACTCGGCGTGGACGTGCCGGTGCGCCACCTCCTCGGCCCCGGCACGCTGCTCGACCTGACGACGGAGGTACGCGCCGCCGCCTGCTGA
- a CDS encoding acyltransferase domain-containing protein, which yields MYVFPGQGGQWAGMGRKLLAAEPAFARRLRRASRAVEAELGWSPLEVIRSGEELSRVDRVQPTLWAMQVALAGVWREWGIEPDLLIGHSMGEIAAAVTAGALSLADGAAVVARRSRLLRDMPVPGAMWAVGLGEEEARRAIGEHAGQVCVGVVNSGHSTVLSGDPAALERVVEPLRSRGVFCRRVDVDYASHAPQVDPVREALVEALSDIRPAPCEVPIHSSAWDRAVEGTELDAGYWFENLRLPVRFAAAVRAALAGDRPTVFIEMSPHPVLQPSLEDEAAAAGAAAAVVPCLRRGEQDAAALATALAQAYVLGCRPRWERVYPAGAYVRLPLYPWQHRHYWPEPADEPAAQAGGARAARGRRRRPAAEPPPPPRPPSVPT from the coding sequence GTGTACGTCTTCCCCGGCCAGGGCGGCCAGTGGGCGGGCATGGGCCGCAAGCTGCTGGCCGCCGAGCCCGCCTTCGCCCGGCGGCTGCGCCGCGCCTCCCGGGCGGTGGAGGCCGAGCTCGGCTGGTCGCCGCTGGAGGTCATCCGGAGCGGCGAGGAGCTGTCGCGCGTGGACCGCGTCCAGCCGACGCTGTGGGCGATGCAGGTGGCGCTGGCCGGCGTCTGGCGCGAATGGGGCATCGAGCCCGACCTGCTCATCGGGCACAGCATGGGCGAGATCGCCGCGGCCGTCACGGCCGGGGCGCTCAGCCTGGCCGACGGCGCCGCCGTGGTGGCCCGCCGCAGCCGGCTGCTGCGCGACATGCCGGTCCCCGGCGCGATGTGGGCGGTGGGGCTCGGCGAGGAGGAGGCCCGCCGGGCCATCGGCGAGCACGCCGGCCAGGTCTGCGTCGGCGTGGTCAACAGCGGCCACTCCACGGTGCTGTCCGGCGACCCGGCCGCGCTGGAGCGGGTGGTCGAGCCGCTGCGCTCGCGCGGCGTGTTCTGCCGCCGCGTGGACGTGGACTACGCCTCCCACGCCCCCCAGGTCGACCCGGTGCGCGAGGCGCTGGTGGAGGCCCTGTCCGACATCCGCCCGGCGCCGTGCGAGGTGCCGATCCACTCCAGCGCCTGGGACCGCGCGGTCGAGGGCACCGAGCTGGACGCGGGCTACTGGTTCGAGAACCTGCGGCTGCCGGTCCGCTTCGCCGCGGCCGTCCGGGCCGCGCTGGCCGGCGACCGGCCGACGGTGTTCATCGAGATGAGCCCGCACCCGGTGCTGCAGCCCTCGCTGGAGGATGAGGCCGCCGCCGCCGGCGCGGCCGCGGCCGTCGTGCCGTGCCTGCGGCGCGGGGAGCAGGACGCCGCCGCCCTGGCCACGGCGCTGGCGCAGGCGTACGTGCTGGGCTGCCGCCCCCGCTGGGAGCGCGTCTACCCGGCGGGCGCCTACGTCCGGCTGCCCCTCTACCCGTGGCAGCACCGGCACTACTGGCCGGAGCCGGCCGACGAGCCGGCGGCGCAGGCCGGCGGCGCCCGCGCCGCCAGGGGCAGGCGCCGCAGGCCGGCCGCCGAGCCTCCGCCCCCGCCGCGCCCGCCGAGCGTCCCGACCTGA